A window of Microbacterium sp. BK668 genomic DNA:
CGAAGAGCACCGCGAGCGGCACCAGCGACACCAGGAAGCACACGAGCACGAGGGCGGCCTGCTCGGCCTGCGGAGCGGAATTGGTGAAGATCCGCGAGGCGGGGATGGATGCCGCGGCCAGCGCGGCCGTGGCGAGCACCGTGAACAGTCCGAGGATGCGGATGCTGCTGCCGATGTCGGCGCGTACGTCGTCCCGGCGTCCCGCCTGCGCGTGCTCGCTCAAGCGCGTGAAGTAGGGCGTTCCGATCGACAGCACGATGACGGAGTACGGGAGCATGAAGATGAGCCACGCGTTCTGCGTGGCGAAGACGCTGGCGCCCTGGCCCGACGCGCCGGAGAGCACCTGGGACTGCACGAGACCCGCCAGCTGACCCGCGACGACCATGAGGAACGTCCATCCGGCGAGCCGTCCGAGGTGGTTCAGTCCCACTCCGCGCCACCGGAAGTCCGGCCGCAGGTGCAGGCCCGCCCGCCGCCAGAAGAAGAGGAGCAGCGCCGTCTGCAGCACGATTCCCGCCGTCGCCGTGCCGGCGAGGAGGGCGATCATGCCGTCCGTCCACTCCGAGACGACCGACTGGTCGGCGCCGAACAGCGCGATGAAGATCGCGAAGCCGGTGATCGACACGATGTTGTTGACGATCGGCGCCCACGTGTAAGGGCCGAAGACGCGGCGCGCGTTGAGGATCTCGCCGAGGAGCGCGAACAGGCCGTAGAAGAAGATCTGGGGGAGGCACCAGTAGGCGAAGGCGGTCGCGAGCGCGAGCTGATCGGGGCTGTAGCCCGGCGCGTAGAGCAAGACCAGCAGCGGCGCGACGATCATGGCGACCGCCGTGGTCGCCAGCAGCACGACCGTTCCGAGAGTCAGCAGCTTCGAGGTGAAGCCGTGTCCGCCGTCGGGGTGGGCGGCGGCCTTCACGATCTGCGGCACGATCACCGCGGTCAGGAGCCCGGTCGAGATGATCGCGTAGATATTGTTCGGGAGCTGGTTGGCGACGGCGAAGGCGTCGCCGGCCTCGCTGCCGAGAGAGCCGATGGCGGCGACGAGGACGATCGTGCGCAGCAGCCCCGTGAGCCGCGAGACGATCGTCCCGGCGCCGATCAGGACGCTCGCGCGCGCCACCCCGCTCACGACTTCTCCTCCTCGACGGTCCCGCGCTCGGCGTCCCGCCGGGTCTCGGTGTCGGCGTCGGCCCCCGGCTCCGGCCCGGGATGGGCGTCGGCGTGCGTCCCGGGCCCCGCCTCGGTGTCGGCGTGCGTCTGCGCCTCGGGCCCCGCCTCGGCGTCGGCGTGGGTCTGCGCCTCGGGCCCCGCCTCCGCCCTGGCGCGGCGGCGACGGAGGATGGTGCGCACCACGCCGAGGAGGACGAAACCGACCGCGAGGACCGCGAGGATGACGAGTCCGATGCCCTCCCAGTCCGCGCGCACGTGGACCTCCCGCACCTGCGGCTCACCGATCCGAACCCCGGTGGGGCTGCGCAGCTCGAGCGCGATCGTGACGTCGCCGCTGCCGATCTGCGCCTGCACGGGCACCTCGACTCGCGTGTTGCTCTGCGGCTGGGCGACGACCTGGGTGCTCTCCTGCACTTCCAGTCGCAGGTCGTCGGGCGCGGCCAGCAGGGTGACGTTGACCGGGTAGGGCAGGTCGTTGCGGATCCAGACGGGGATGATCGCACCCGAGGTGATGAGCTGGATGGGACTGGCCCGGAGGATGCCCACCGAGCCGAGCGTGGCGACCGTCGCTTCGCGATGCGCCGAGAGCGCCACCCCCCACGCCTCCGGATCGCTGCGCCATCCCTCGCCGAGCAGCTGGAGGATCTCGTTGCGCTCGCGGCCCGTGATCTGGCTCGGATCATCGAGCACGGATGCGAATTGGGTGAGCTGCTCCTCGCCCGAGACGAGTCCGGATGCCGCGGCCACGCGTGCGTCGTCAGGGGGGACGTCGGTCACCTCGACGGCGGATGCGGGCGCATTGGCGAGCGCGCCGAGTGTGGAAGGAACGGCGGACGGCGCCTGAAGGGCGGTGCTGATCGCCGTGCGCAGAGCAACCCGGGAGCGATTCTCGCCGCGGTCGACCGTCACGAGCAGGGGGGCGCCGTCGGTCTCGGCGAGGGCGAACGACAGGAAGGCGGTGGCTGCTGCCAGGTGCGCGTTGCGCAGCGCTCCCTCGTCGAGGGCGGATGCCTCTTCCAGCTGCTCGGACACGGCTGCGTCGTACACCAGCACCGGCGCCGACCCGGCGTCTCCACGGGCCGGGATCGTCGCGCCGTCGACGCCCGCGATCGTCGTCGTGGAGGGGATGACGGTGAGGCTCTCCTGTCCGTCGACGGGCTCACCGCCGAGTGCCGCGACCACGGATGAGCCGGCGGTACCGGTCTCGGGCCAGAAGACCCCCGCTCGCGCGACCCCGATGTCGAGCAGGGTCGCCATGTCGGGGTACACCCCCGCGGTGGGATCGCCGGTCGGGGTGGGGCTCGGCGTGGGAGCGGACGTCTCGCTCGGTATCGGCGTGAAGTCCGCCGGGGTCATCGCGTACGAGAGGGAGGTCGGCTCCAGGAGCGGCACGATGCCCGCCTGCACCTGTGAGGCGACGTCGGCGTCGCCGTACTGAAGGGCGAAGCGCGTGTTGGGGATGGCCATGAGGCGCGTGAGCCAGGCGGCGGCGCTCTCGGGCGCAGACGTCCCCAGCACGCGGATCGCGGCCACGACGGCGGGATCCACGGCGAGGATCGCCTCGGTGCCGTCGACCGCGTCGAGCTGCGCGGTCAGCGACCCCTCGGGAGAGGTCAGCTCGTCGAGCTCCGCCGCGGTGAGCAGGCCCGCCCCCGTCGCCTGTGCCGTGATGGGCACGACCACACCGACCCCGACCTCCCGCGTCGTGTCGCCGGCCACGACGACGACGCTCGTGGACGTGTAGGCCGCGGTCGGCGTCGTGAGGGTCGCGACGACGGGGTAGGCGCCGGGGCCGAGGCTGGAGATCGCCGGGACGCCGGCATCCACCGTCACCCCCTGCGTCTCGCCGCTGCGGGCGGCCACGGCGGGGAAGCTCGCGAGGCCGACCTCGGTGACCGCGGATCCCGTCGTGTCGCCGTCGAGCCAGTCGTCGAGATCGCCCCGGCTGGTGAAGGCGGCCGTGCCGAAGCCGATCGAGACGGTCCCGCCGAGGGTGGTCGTGTCGGTGTCGTTCGTCATCGTCACCGAAACGTTGAGCGGCTGGCCCGGCTGGATCAGCCCGCTCGAGATCGGCGACAGCGTGAAGACCGCCTCGCCCGGCTCGGCGCTGGGCGCGGGGGTGGGCGTGGGTGCCGCCGCCTCGATGACGGATGCCGCGGCGCTCGCGGAGGAAGCGGACGGAGCCAGGAGCAGCGCCACGGCCGCGGCGAGCGCGCACAGCCGAGCATGCACTCGCCGCGCAGAGGGCACGGCAGGCGGTGGGGACTCAATCATGCTGGGGTTCGCTCCTGTGCGATTCCGGACCGCACGATCGTCTGCGATTCTACGGGCGGCGTCTTCGAGCCCCCCGAGCGCGCCCGCGGTTCGCCGGACGGGACTCGCCGGCGCGGTTGAATGGAGTCATGCCGTCGCCGCCCCTGCCGCAACCCGAGCCGGCTCTCTGCCTCGCGCTCGCCGCGGACCTGCGCGCGGCGCGCTTCCACGGGGAGGACGTCCGTGCGGCGTGGGGCGAACTCGCCGACGACGCGATCGCGCGCGGGCTGCGTCGACCCGCGGAGCGCGCGCTGGCCGATCGTGACGACCCGATCGCCGTGCTCGCGCGGCTGCTCGTGCTCGGGATGCCGCAGTCGCTGTCTCAGGTGGAGTCGGCGCTCCCGCGCACGACGGCGGCGGGGCTGGTGGCGCTCGGCCTCGCCGAGGTGTCCGCCGACGGCATCCGTCCCCTCGCGGTGGTGCGCCCCCAGCCCTATGTCGACGACACCGGAGAGGGCGGCTGGTGGGTGGCCAGCGACCTCGACGAGGCGGCGCTGGGCGGACCTCTTCCGGAGGATCACGTGCTCGGCGTCGGAGGTGCCTCGCTCACCCTCGCCGGGCTGCAGCTTCCCACCCCGGCGCGCCGCGGGCTCGACGTCGGCACCGGCTGCGGCATCCAGGCTCTCCGCGCCCGGCGGAACGTCGCCGAGGTCGTCGCGACGGACATCTCCGAGCGCGCGCTACGGTTCACGCGGCTCAACGCGCTACTGAATTCCGTCGACGGCATAGAGCCTCGACGGGGCAGCATGTTCAGCCCCGTGGCGGGCGAGCAGTTCGATCGGATCGCCTCCAATCCGCCCTTCGTGATCACGCCTCGAGCGGAAGGAGTGCCCGAGTACGAATATCGCGACGGCGGAATGATCGGCGATGACCTCGTGGCGGAGTTCGTACGGAGCGTGGGGTCCCACCTGACTCCGGGGGGCGTCGCGCAGCTCCTCGGCAACTGGGAGACGCGCCCCGGCGCCGTCGGTCTCGACAGGGTGCGGGACTGGGTGGCGCAGTCGCCGGTGCCGCTGGACGCGTGGGTGGTCGAGCGCGAGACACTGGACCCGCTCTCGTACGCGGAGCTGTGGATCCGCGACGGCGGCACCCTCCCCGGCAGCCCGGAGTTCGGCCGCCTGATCGACGCCTGGCTCGAGGACTTCGCCGGCCGGCATGTCGAGGGCGTCGGATTCGGCTACATCCTCCTACGCCGGCCCATGGCGGGCGGCCCCACTCTCGCGCGCTACGAGCGCGTCGGCACGCCGCCCTCCGGCGCGCCGCTCGGCCCGCATCTCGCCGAGGCGCTCTCCGCCCACGACCGGCTCACGGCGCTTGCCGACGGCGACCTGGAGGCCTCCGTCCTGACCGTCGCGCCCGACGTCAGCGAAGCGCGGCACCACCTGCCCGGATCGGAGTCCCCGAGCGTCATCGAACTCCGGCAGGGCGGCGGATTCGGCCGCGTCATCGAGGTCGACCCCGCGCTGGCGGCGCTCGTCGGGGCATGCGACGGCGACCTGGCGGTGGGTCCTCTCGTCGCGGCGATCGCGGAGCTGCTCGAGGTCGATGGGGCAGCGCTGCGGGAAGATCTGCTCCCGCGGATCCGCGAGCTGATCTTCACGGGATTCCTGCGATTCTCCTGAGCTGAACCAACGCCACGATCGGCGACGGCACCGGCGTCATCACCATCCTCGACGACGACTGACGCGGCGGAGCCCTCGGAGCCCCTCGGTAGGCTCGATGCATGCTCAACATGGCCGAGGGCGTGCAGCGCCTCGGCGCGCTCGCGGAGTCCCCCGTCGTCTCGAAGCTCGCTCGCGCGTTCGCCGACGCCGGCCGGGAGCTCGCGATCGTCGGCGGACCGGTCCGCGACGCGCTGCTGGGCCGGGAGGTGAACGACCTCGACTTCACGACGGACGCCCGGCCCGACGACATCCTCGCCATCGTCACCCCCATCAGCTCGGCGCGCTGGGATGTCGGGCGCGACTTCGGCACGATCGGCGCCCGCATCTCGGGCGAGCAGGTCGAGATCACGACGTACCGCGCCGACAGCTACGACGGGCTCACGCGCAAGCCCACGGTCGAGTTCGGCGACACGCTCGAGCAGGACCTCGTCCGCCGCGACTTCACGGTGAATTCGATGGCGCTCCGGGTCCCGGCCCGCACGCTCGTCGACCCCACGGGCGGGGTCGAAGACCTGCTGGCCGCCCGACTCCGAACGCCGTCGGATCCCGCGGTGAGCTTCGGCGACGATCCCCTGCGCATGCTCCGCGCAGCGCGCTTCTCGGCGCAACTCGGCTTCGACGTCGACGCCGCCACCGAGGCCGCGATCGGGGAGCTGCGCGACACCCTGTCGATCGTCAGCCCCGAGCGCATCCAGAGCGAGCTCGTGCGCCTGCTTCAGACCGACGACCCCGTGCGCGGCATCCGCCTCCTCGTCGAGACGGGTCTCGCCGACGTGTTCCTCCCCGAGGTCCCGGCGCTGCGCCTGGAGGTCGACGAGCACCACCACCACAAGGACGTCTACGAGCACTCGCTGACCGTGCTGCGGCAGGCGATCGCGCTCGAGAAGGAGAGGGAGCCGGATGCCGCGCCCGACGTGCCGCTGCGGCTCGCCGCCCTCCTCCACGACATCGGCAAGCCGTCGACCCGCCGCTTGGAGCCCGGCGGCGGGGTGACGTTCCACCACCATGACGTCCGCGGTGCGCGGATGGCCAGGAAGCGCCTGCAGGCGCTGCGCTTCGACTCCGACACGATGGGCGTCGTCTCGCGGCTCATCGAGCTGCACCTGCGCTTCTTCGGGTACGCCGAGGGGGCGTGGACCGACTCGGCCGTGCGTCGCTACGTGCGGGATGCCGGCGCCGAGCTCGAGCGGCTGCACATCCTCACCCGGGCCGACGTCACGACGCGCAACCGGCGCAAGGCCGCGCGGCTCGCCGCGGCCTACGACGACATCGAACGGCGCATCGACGAGCTCGCGGCGCAGGAGGAGCTCGACGCGATGCGCCCCGAGCTCGACGGGAACCGCATCCAGCAGGTGCTCGGCATCCGTCCCGGCCGCGAGGTCGGTGAGGCGTACCGCTTCCTCCTGGACATCCGGCTCGACGAGGGGCTGATCGGCCCCGAAGAGGCCGAGCGGCGGCTCAAGGACTGGTGGGCCGCGCGCGCCTGACCCGGGCACCGTGCCTCGGGCACCGGCCTACACTGGATCCACGCTCCCCGATG
This region includes:
- a CDS encoding DUF6049 family protein, translated to MHARLCALAAAVALLLAPSASSASAAASVIEAAAPTPTPAPSAEPGEAVFTLSPISSGLIQPGQPLNVSVTMTNDTDTTTLGGTVSIGFGTAAFTSRGDLDDWLDGDTTGSAVTEVGLASFPAVAARSGETQGVTVDAGVPAISSLGPGAYPVVATLTTPTAAYTSTSVVVVAGDTTREVGVGVVVPITAQATGAGLLTAAELDELTSPEGSLTAQLDAVDGTEAILAVDPAVVAAIRVLGTSAPESAAAWLTRLMAIPNTRFALQYGDADVASQVQAGIVPLLEPTSLSYAMTPADFTPIPSETSAPTPSPTPTGDPTAGVYPDMATLLDIGVARAGVFWPETGTAGSSVVAALGGEPVDGQESLTVIPSTTTIAGVDGATIPARGDAGSAPVLVYDAAVSEQLEEASALDEGALRNAHLAAATAFLSFALAETDGAPLLVTVDRGENRSRVALRTAISTALQAPSAVPSTLGALANAPASAVEVTDVPPDDARVAAASGLVSGEEQLTQFASVLDDPSQITGRERNEILQLLGEGWRSDPEAWGVALSAHREATVATLGSVGILRASPIQLITSGAIIPVWIRNDLPYPVNVTLLAAPDDLRLEVQESTQVVAQPQSNTRVEVPVQAQIGSGDVTIALELRSPTGVRIGEPQVREVHVRADWEGIGLVILAVLAVGFVLLGVVRTILRRRRARAEAGPEAQTHADAEAGPEAQTHADTEAGPGTHADAHPGPEPGADADTETRRDAERGTVEEEKS
- the murJ gene encoding murein biosynthesis integral membrane protein MurJ; its protein translation is MSGVARASVLIGAGTIVSRLTGLLRTIVLVAAIGSLGSEAGDAFAVANQLPNNIYAIISTGLLTAVIVPQIVKAAAHPDGGHGFTSKLLTLGTVVLLATTAVAMIVAPLLVLLYAPGYSPDQLALATAFAYWCLPQIFFYGLFALLGEILNARRVFGPYTWAPIVNNIVSITGFAIFIALFGADQSVVSEWTDGMIALLAGTATAGIVLQTALLLFFWRRAGLHLRPDFRWRGVGLNHLGRLAGWTFLMVVAGQLAGLVQSQVLSGASGQGASVFATQNAWLIFMLPYSVIVLSIGTPYFTRLSEHAQAGRRDDVRADIGSSIRILGLFTVLATAALAAASIPASRIFTNSAPQAEQAALVLVCFLVSLVPLAVLFVVQRTFYAYDDTRTPFFFTLVQTALVVGTALLAWALLPVEYRAAGVALGQSVSSIVQVTVATWLLSRRFGGIGTAGWMLSLGRFALAAVPAAAAGWGVFLLLGGVDGWTVADRLLGAVGTAIIGAAAAVVYFAVLWLLRTPELAVARPLVRRLLGR
- a CDS encoding CCA tRNA nucleotidyltransferase, whose amino-acid sequence is MLNMAEGVQRLGALAESPVVSKLARAFADAGRELAIVGGPVRDALLGREVNDLDFTTDARPDDILAIVTPISSARWDVGRDFGTIGARISGEQVEITTYRADSYDGLTRKPTVEFGDTLEQDLVRRDFTVNSMALRVPARTLVDPTGGVEDLLAARLRTPSDPAVSFGDDPLRMLRAARFSAQLGFDVDAATEAAIGELRDTLSIVSPERIQSELVRLLQTDDPVRGIRLLVETGLADVFLPEVPALRLEVDEHHHHKDVYEHSLTVLRQAIALEKEREPDAAPDVPLRLAALLHDIGKPSTRRLEPGGGVTFHHHDVRGARMARKRLQALRFDSDTMGVVSRLIELHLRFFGYAEGAWTDSAVRRYVRDAGAELERLHILTRADVTTRNRRKAARLAAAYDDIERRIDELAAQEELDAMRPELDGNRIQQVLGIRPGREVGEAYRFLLDIRLDEGLIGPEEAERRLKDWWAARA
- a CDS encoding methyltransferase gives rise to the protein MPSPPLPQPEPALCLALAADLRAARFHGEDVRAAWGELADDAIARGLRRPAERALADRDDPIAVLARLLVLGMPQSLSQVESALPRTTAAGLVALGLAEVSADGIRPLAVVRPQPYVDDTGEGGWWVASDLDEAALGGPLPEDHVLGVGGASLTLAGLQLPTPARRGLDVGTGCGIQALRARRNVAEVVATDISERALRFTRLNALLNSVDGIEPRRGSMFSPVAGEQFDRIASNPPFVITPRAEGVPEYEYRDGGMIGDDLVAEFVRSVGSHLTPGGVAQLLGNWETRPGAVGLDRVRDWVAQSPVPLDAWVVERETLDPLSYAELWIRDGGTLPGSPEFGRLIDAWLEDFAGRHVEGVGFGYILLRRPMAGGPTLARYERVGTPPSGAPLGPHLAEALSAHDRLTALADGDLEASVLTVAPDVSEARHHLPGSESPSVIELRQGGGFGRVIEVDPALAALVGACDGDLAVGPLVAAIAELLEVDGAALREDLLPRIRELIFTGFLRFS